One stretch of Chryseobacterium fluminis DNA includes these proteins:
- a CDS encoding aminotransferase class IV, with protein MSQFIESIKVEDQETFLIEFHQQRVNQTFAHFGKEGSIDLAKIYKNLEHDEDGLFKLRIVYDLDKKFRTQMIPYAIPEIADFQLVENNSFDYSFKFEDRKELERMKMKSRSEEIIIVKNHHITDTSYSNLLFLKGKEWFTPSTYLLNGVQRQSLLKQKEIKETEITLQNIKQFSHFQLINSLNDFDKNFIYPIDKIINLPGSDEYLDL; from the coding sequence ATGTCCCAATTCATTGAAAGCATTAAAGTAGAAGATCAGGAAACTTTCCTGATTGAATTCCATCAGCAACGTGTCAATCAGACTTTTGCCCATTTTGGAAAAGAAGGTTCTATTGATCTGGCTAAAATCTATAAAAATTTAGAACATGATGAAGACGGCCTGTTCAAATTGAGAATTGTCTATGATCTGGACAAAAAATTCCGTACCCAGATGATTCCGTATGCCATTCCTGAGATAGCAGACTTCCAGCTGGTGGAAAACAACAGTTTTGACTATTCTTTTAAATTTGAAGACCGGAAGGAACTGGAAAGGATGAAAATGAAATCCAGATCCGAAGAAATCATCATTGTAAAGAATCATCATATCACAGATACCTCTTACTCCAACCTTTTGTTTCTGAAAGGTAAAGAATGGTTCACGCCATCCACCTATCTTTTAAACGGAGTTCAGAGACAAAGTCTTTTAAAGCAGAAAGAGATTAAGGAAACCGAGATCACTTTACAGAATATAAAGCAGTTTTCTCATTTCCAGCTCATCAATTCTTTAAATGACTTTGACAAAAACTTTATTTATCCTATTGATAAAATTATTAACTTACCGGGAAGTGACGAATATCTTGATCTTTAG
- a CDS encoding bacteriocin-like protein, producing MKNLKKLNKGQLKSISGAGGIKLPEPEFCMYYCNGTVVCATCSDDFKCPDNTM from the coding sequence ATGAAAAATCTAAAAAAACTAAACAAAGGCCAATTAAAAAGCATCTCCGGAGCAGGAGGAATTAAACTTCCTGAACCAGAATTCTGCATGTATTACTGCAACGGTACCGTAGTTTGTGCTACCTGCAGTGATGATTTCAAATGTCCGGATAATACTATGTAA
- a CDS encoding isopenicillin N synthase family dioxygenase translates to MDKIPSVDLRDFLSGDPERKQKFVNEIGKAYEEIGFVALKGHFLDDKLVSELYGEVKNFFELPTETKQKYEIPGIGGQRGYVGFGKETAKGFKKGDLKEFWHFGQYVSDDSQYKSEYPDNVIVDELPKFNEVGKETYQMLEKTGQYVLRALAIYLGLDEFYFDDKIAEGNSILRPIHYPPITEEPDDAVRAAAHGDINLITLLMGSQGKGLQVQNHNGDWIDAIAEPDELMINVGDMLSRHTNNKLKSTIHRVVNPPRELWGTSRYSIPFFMHPVSGMSLNALENCVDENNPKLYEDTTAGEFLHERLIELGLIKK, encoded by the coding sequence ATGGACAAAATACCTAGTGTAGACCTGCGTGATTTCCTTTCGGGTGACCCGGAACGCAAACAGAAATTTGTAAATGAAATCGGAAAAGCTTATGAAGAAATCGGATTTGTTGCCTTAAAAGGCCATTTCCTGGACGATAAGCTGGTGAGTGAATTGTATGGAGAGGTAAAAAACTTTTTTGAACTTCCAACGGAAACGAAACAGAAGTACGAAATTCCGGGAATTGGTGGCCAGAGAGGATATGTAGGATTCGGTAAAGAGACTGCAAAAGGTTTCAAAAAAGGAGACTTAAAAGAATTTTGGCATTTCGGACAGTATGTGTCTGATGATTCCCAATATAAAAGTGAGTATCCGGACAACGTAATCGTTGATGAACTTCCAAAATTCAACGAAGTAGGTAAGGAAACTTACCAGATGCTTGAAAAGACAGGACAGTATGTCTTAAGAGCTCTAGCTATTTATTTGGGGCTCGATGAATTTTATTTTGATGACAAAATTGCGGAAGGAAATTCAATCCTGAGACCTATTCATTATCCGCCCATTACAGAAGAACCGGATGATGCGGTAAGAGCCGCTGCTCATGGGGACATTAATCTGATTACCCTGCTTATGGGTTCTCAGGGGAAAGGCCTTCAGGTACAGAATCATAACGGAGACTGGATTGATGCCATTGCAGAGCCTGATGAATTGATGATTAACGTCGGAGATATGCTTTCGAGACATACCAATAACAAACTGAAATCCACGATTCACCGGGTAGTAAACCCACCCAGGGAATTATGGGGAACTTCAAGGTACTCTATTCCTTTCTTTATGCATCCCGTAAGTGGAATGTCATTAAATGCTCTTGAAAACTGTGTCGATGAAAATAACCCGAAGCTGTATGAAGATACAACAGCGGGAGAATTTCTTCATGAAAGATTGATCGAATTAGGATTAATCAAAAAATAA
- the menD gene encoding 2-succinyl-5-enolpyruvyl-6-hydroxy-3-cyclohexene-1-carboxylic-acid synthase, translated as MKKYSSKRSIQILAHLLQQYGISDIIISPGSRNAPLAMHFAEMPGIFHAYSIVDERSAAFVGMGMALSEKKPVAVTCTSGSAAANYYPAVTEAFYQNIPLLILTADRPTDYVDLFDGQTIRQNTIFHQHSYGDFQLLEDSKENAEDINFDIIKKAIELCFEKQGPVHINIPLEEPLYELVSELPAFPTVEKTIRHKEYEIPSNLVAEWNTSHRIMILVGTMDHSPELENQLTQLVKNHSVVVLSEANSNLYHEKFFKHIDRYIFNFTEEDYKTYAPDLLITVGQNVVSKKVKQFLRNAHPKQHWHLDEVWQPDTYFALTEKIEIKPEIFFSKLLKFVTLEPKPYFNLWDVLKDKKDAKHEVFLNKVEFSDFYFFNKSSQMIPENYNIHFSNSSAIRYAQLFDYGKRRIYCNRGTSGIDGSTSTAMGFAIKNANPTLLITGDLSFFYDINGLWNQYIPPFVRIMIFNNGEGNIFKIIPGPGNANPNTLDEFIATKHHKNAEYLAKHFGFSYTKVDEEATLDRVLENFFKPDTQPKILEVNTYGKNSADVLKAYFEFMKEN; from the coding sequence ATGAAAAAATATTCTTCCAAAAGAAGTATTCAGATACTTGCCCATCTTCTCCAGCAGTACGGAATTTCAGATATTATTATTTCACCGGGATCAAGGAATGCGCCTTTAGCCATGCATTTTGCAGAAATGCCGGGAATTTTTCATGCTTATAGTATCGTTGACGAAAGAAGTGCAGCTTTTGTGGGAATGGGAATGGCGCTTAGTGAAAAAAAGCCGGTTGCTGTTACGTGCACCAGTGGTTCTGCGGCGGCCAATTATTATCCTGCCGTAACAGAAGCATTTTATCAGAATATTCCTCTTCTGATTCTGACGGCAGACCGGCCAACGGATTATGTGGATCTTTTTGACGGGCAGACGATCAGGCAGAATACTATTTTTCACCAGCATTCTTACGGAGATTTCCAGCTGTTGGAAGACAGTAAGGAGAATGCGGAAGATATTAATTTTGACATCATCAAAAAAGCGATAGAGCTCTGTTTTGAGAAACAGGGTCCTGTACACATCAATATTCCTTTAGAGGAGCCTCTGTATGAGTTGGTTTCGGAACTCCCTGCTTTCCCGACCGTAGAAAAAACAATCAGGCATAAAGAATACGAAATTCCTTCCAATCTTGTCGCGGAATGGAATACTTCTCACAGGATCATGATCCTTGTCGGAACAATGGATCATAGTCCCGAGCTTGAAAATCAGCTTACCCAATTGGTGAAAAATCATTCTGTGGTTGTTTTGAGTGAAGCGAATTCCAATCTGTATCACGAAAAATTTTTTAAGCATATCGACCGTTATATTTTTAATTTTACGGAAGAAGACTATAAAACCTATGCTCCGGATTTATTGATCACTGTAGGGCAAAACGTTGTTTCAAAAAAGGTAAAGCAGTTCTTAAGAAATGCACATCCAAAACAGCATTGGCACCTGGACGAGGTATGGCAGCCCGATACGTATTTTGCGCTGACAGAGAAAATCGAAATAAAGCCGGAGATTTTCTTTTCCAAGCTTCTGAAATTTGTAACACTGGAGCCTAAACCTTACTTTAATCTTTGGGATGTTTTAAAAGATAAAAAAGATGCCAAGCACGAGGTGTTTTTAAATAAAGTGGAATTCTCGGATTTTTATTTCTTTAATAAAAGTTCGCAGATGATTCCGGAGAATTACAATATCCATTTCAGTAACAGTTCGGCGATCAGGTATGCGCAGTTATTTGACTATGGTAAGAGAAGAATCTATTGTAACAGAGGAACAAGCGGGATAGACGGCTCTACCTCTACAGCAATGGGATTTGCTATTAAAAATGCCAACCCCACGTTGTTAATCACCGGAGATTTAAGCTTTTTCTATGACATAAACGGCCTTTGGAATCAGTATATTCCGCCGTTTGTGAGGATTATGATCTTTAACAACGGAGAAGGAAATATCTTTAAAATTATTCCGGGGCCCGGCAATGCCAACCCAAATACGCTGGACGAATTTATAGCTACCAAACATCATAAAAACGCAGAATATCTGGCCAAGCACTTTGGATTTTCCTATACAAAAGTGGATGAAGAAGCTACGCTTGACCGTGTTCTGGAGAACTTCTTCAAGCCGGACACCCAACCAAAAATATTAGAAGTCAATACGTATGGAAAGAACAGTGCCGATGTGCTGAAGGCTTACTTTGAGTTTATGAAAGAGAACTAA